One window of Sandaracinaceae bacterium genomic DNA carries:
- a CDS encoding PglZ domain-containing protein: protein MKAAKAEDLGKVDTFRFEEDKVLKAALAALENAAWSPDARVGEHRVDPKPGFGSFWLQEDPTRQSAWQLIGATAKPGAAGGALGSLETAVDVYVQRGAAVDEAHRHLEQQRVTLLYPQVPEFETLRARLDQLRVAWRTWADAWAVDFNALCKVHGFLPGPGLQQRTLFEDVVRPMTQETGPTAYFVVDAMRFEMGVELFRELEGTAATTVLLKARLSELPSVTEVGMNVLAPVAHNGRLQPKFDATLKIAGFQAGEFRVTGPETRKRAMHDRVGRDLPLAHPGRGAARDSTSLKLTVAAPAWWWCTARRSTTLARRASARPCSTTSCASYEPRGACCVTLA, encoded by the coding sequence GTGAAAGCCGCCAAAGCCGAGGACCTCGGCAAGGTCGACACCTTCCGCTTCGAGGAGGACAAGGTCCTGAAGGCGGCGCTCGCCGCGCTCGAGAACGCGGCCTGGAGCCCCGACGCTCGAGTGGGCGAGCACCGGGTGGACCCGAAGCCCGGCTTCGGGTCGTTCTGGCTCCAGGAAGACCCGACGCGCCAGTCGGCCTGGCAGCTGATCGGCGCGACCGCCAAGCCGGGCGCGGCCGGCGGCGCGCTCGGGAGCCTCGAGACGGCGGTCGACGTCTACGTGCAGCGCGGGGCCGCGGTGGACGAGGCGCACCGGCACCTTGAGCAGCAGCGCGTGACCTTGCTGTACCCGCAGGTGCCCGAGTTCGAGACGCTGCGCGCACGCCTAGACCAGCTGCGGGTAGCCTGGCGCACCTGGGCCGACGCCTGGGCCGTGGACTTCAACGCGTTGTGCAAGGTCCACGGCTTTCTTCCCGGGCCCGGGCTCCAGCAGCGCACGCTCTTCGAGGACGTCGTGCGGCCCATGACCCAGGAGACCGGGCCTACCGCGTACTTCGTGGTGGATGCGATGCGCTTCGAGATGGGCGTCGAGCTCTTTCGCGAGCTCGAGGGCACGGCGGCCACCACGGTGCTGCTGAAGGCGCGCCTCTCGGAGCTGCCCTCCGTGACCGAGGTGGGCATGAACGTGCTGGCCCCGGTGGCCCACAACGGGCGCCTGCAGCCGAAGTTCGACGCCACGCTCAAGATCGCTGGGTTTCAGGCAGGCGAGTTCCGGGTGACCGGCCCCGAGACGCGCAAGCGCGCCATGCACGACCGCGTGGGGCGCGACCTGCCCCTGGCTCACCCTGGCCGAGGTGCAGCCCGCGACAGCACCTCGCTCAAGCTCACGGTCGCCGCGCCAGCCTGGTGGTGGTGCACAGCCAGGAGATCGACAACGCTGGCGAGAAGGGCGTCGGCCCGACCGTGTTCGACAACGTCATGCGCCAGCTACGAGCCGCGTGGCGCTTGCTGCGTGACGCTGGCGTGA